One stretch of Passer domesticus isolate bPasDom1 chromosome 2, bPasDom1.hap1, whole genome shotgun sequence DNA includes these proteins:
- the C2H13orf42 gene encoding uncharacterized protein C13orf42 homolog, giving the protein MFKKIHSIFHPNSQRRNVTDDIPYSDGASSAVRLIRSTSMYVLGGEQEKVSEPLKKCRSTTSIDSCFQPKEEDRDWMYSKTQDCLKYLQDLLALRKKYLENINNLKSMHMAADSPASTRSSKTGKKSFLPLPSKESSKASMERKGPQSSSDVREAIAFFDSVIADLDSERWRRVPDVGLPNVDVDFDVATSTSEHSLHSNWILRAPRRYSQDTAQAAKQSQRNSQRRTTGSRKRLERHPMYLPKAVEGAYSTLKFKPKTRKKEC; this is encoded by the exons ATGTTTAAAAAGATCCATTCTATATTTCACCCCAACTCCCAGCGAAGAAACGTGACAGATGACATCCCTTACAGTGATGGCGCTAGTTCTGCAGTGAGACTGATCCGCAGCACTTCTATGTATGTCCTTGGAGGTGAGCAGGAAAAAGTTAGTGAACCATTAAAAAAGTGCAGAAGTACAACCAGCATCGACTCTTGCTTTCAGCCAAAAGAGGAAGACAGAGACTGGATGTACTCTAAGACTCAGGACTGCTTGAAGTACCTACAGGATCTTCTAGCCTTGAGGAAAAAATATCTTGAAAACATCAATAACTTGAAATCCATGCATATGGCTGCAGATTCTCCAGCATCCACAAGATCATCCAAAACTGGAAAAAAGTCGTTTCTTCCACTTCCTTCCAAAGAGTCTTCTAAG GCATCCATGGAAAGAAAAGGGCCACAGTCCAGTTCAGATGTAAGAGAAGCAATAGCTTTCTTTGACTCAGTCATTGCAGACCTGGATTCAGAGAGGTGGCGGCGAGTTCCTGACGTGGGTCTGCCAAACGTGGATGTCGATTTTGATG TTGCTACCAGTACGAGTGAACACAGTTTGCATTCAAACTGGATCCTTCGGGCTCCCCGGAGATACTCACAAGATACTGCCCAAGCAGCTAAGCAGTCTCAAAGAAACAGTCAGCGGAGAACCACTGGCTCTAGGAAAAGGTTGGAAAGGCATCCCATGTACCTGCCCAAAGCTGTGGAAGGGGCATACAGCACTTTAAAATTTAAGCCTAAAACACGCAAGAAAGAATGTTGA